The following proteins come from a genomic window of Diprion similis isolate iyDipSimi1 chromosome 8, iyDipSimi1.1, whole genome shotgun sequence:
- the LOC124408667 gene encoding putative sodium-dependent multivitamin transporter isoform X1 produces the protein MTPTLGWADYAVMGIMLIISTGIGIYYRFTGGRQKTTQEYFTANGSMSIIPVGIALMASFMSAVTLLGVSSENYTYGTQFVVINISYGIGTPIAAYGFLPVFFKLQATSAYEYLEKRFGVGARLVASFVYWVQLLLYTGVVLYAPSLALEATTGMSKTWSIIAIGLVCAFYSSIGGIKAVLITDVFQSILMFVAVFVVIGIAVGDVGSLSEIWRIAEEGGRIEFDSISPDPTVRHTWWSLVIGGLFTFLSLYGVNQVQVQRMLTVKSLKAAQAALWLNWPILMFLSFSTSFSGLAIYSRYYNCDPIKQGRIKNSDMLMPLYVMDTMSHVPGLPGLFIAGIFSAGLSTVSAALNSLAAVTLEDYIKPAYKRCSGNDFPLTRSTMFGKLLAFAFGIICIALAFLAQFLGGILQASLTIFGVVGGPLLGMFTLGMFTESATQRGAITGTLVALIFCLWIGFGQPRPSAPRLSTTDAGCNANYTGILNATTEAPTTLATWTNATTEDDSVSYFYLYRISHMWYSAIGFLVTFLVGLLVSNVGRIVMKEEQPELDPDLFIPWVADRIRKRRSRFSPSFDKLALEPRSVTSKYTFPEDRTESPVPRNTEF, from the exons ATGACACCAACTTTGGGATGGGCCGATTACGCAGTGATGGGAATAATGTTGATAATCAGCACTGGAATTGGAATTTATTACAGATTCACAGGCGGTCGTCAGAAAACCACGCAG gAATACTTCACCGCTAATGGATCGATGAGCATAATACCGGTGGGCATCGCTCTCATGGCCTCCTTCATGTCGGCCGTCACTCTCCTTGGCGTTTCGTCCGAGAATTACACTTACGGCACTCAATTTGTCGTCATCAACATATCCTACGGGATCGGCACTCCGATAGCTGCCTATGGATTCCTTCccgtatttttcaaactacaaGCCACAAGTGCCTACGAG TACCTCGAAAAACGCTTTGGAGTCGGTGCCCGACTGGTTGCCAGCTTCGTCTACTGGGTCCAGCTGCTCCTGTACACAGGAGTTGTCCTCTACGCTCCGTCGTTGGCGCTCGAAGCAACCACCGGCATGTCAAAAACCTGGAGCATTATCGCCATTGGACTGGTGTGCGCCTTCTACTCAAGTATCGGCGGCATTAAGGCCGTCTTAATCACCGACGTATTCCAGAGCATCCTGATGTTCGTCGCCGTGTTCGTCGTCATCGGCATTGCAGTCGGTGACGTCGGCAGCTTGTCCGAGATCTGGAGGATCGCCGAAGAGGGAGGTCGCATCGAGTTTGATAG CATATCCCCGGATCCCACGGTGCGGCACACCTGGTGGAGCCTCGTAATCGGCGGCCTCTTCACTTTCCTGTCTCTCTACGGTGTGAACCAGGTTCAAGTTCAGCGCATGTTGACCGTTAA GAGCTTAAAGGCTGCGCAAGCGGCTCTATGGCTGAACTGGCCAATTCTGATGTTCCTTTCCTTCAGCACCAGCTTCTCTGGTCTCGCGATATATAGCAGATACTATAACTGTGATCCCATAAAAcaaggaagaataaaaaatagcgaCATGTTGATGCCTCTCTACGTCATGGACACGATGTCACACGTGCCTGGCCTGCCCGGGCTCTTCATTGCAG GGATATTTAGCGCCGGTTTGAGCACCGTATCCGCTGCTTTGAATTCCTTGGCCGCGGTAACATTGGAGGACTACATAAAACCAGCATACAAGCGATGTTCCGGCAACGATTTCCCTCTCACCAGGTCAACAATGTTCGGAAAACTGCTAGCCTTTGCCTTCGGCATTATTTGCATCGCTCTGGCATTTTTGGCCCAGTTTTTGGGTGGCATTTTGCAG GCTAGCCTGACGATCTTCGGGGTGGTAGGAGGTCCCTTGCTCGGTATGTTCACCCTCGGAATGTTCACCGAATCGGCGACCCAGCGAGGTGCTATAACCGGGACTCTTGTGGCTCTGATATTCTGCCTGTGGATCGGATTCGGTCAGCCTCGGCCAAGCGCTCCAAGATTATCGACAACGGATGCGGGCTGCAATGCAAATTACACGGGAATTTTAAATGCGACAACTGAGGCACCGACAACGTTAGCGACCTG GACCAACGCCACCACTGAGGACGATTCGGTCAGCTACTTTTATCTCTATCGCATCTCGCACATGTGGTACAGCGCCATTGGCTTCCTGGTGACTTTCCTCGTCGGGTTGCTCGTCAGCAACGTCGGGCGGATCGTCATGAAGGAGGAACAGCCGGAGCTGGACCCGGATCTGTTTATTCCTTGGGTAGCCGATCGCATAAGGAAGCGGCGATCGCGGTTTTCACCGTCATTCGACAAGCTGGCTCTTGAGCCGCGCAGTGTCACTTCGAAGTACACATTTCCTGAGGACAGAACGGAGTCGCCGGTCCCAAGAAACACGGAGTTTTAG
- the LOC124408681 gene encoding 45 kDa calcium-binding protein: protein MVSRCGFCSRGGSFGGLVFLRWTIAIPIVIYFSLFFVNYSKRMPLKSLESLEEAVKNTGEALQLQSISFDDRLRTSSTGETKSESKPVFKNSKKRYEHVGIDRRDEKLIEEVEKLENLQEPKDLLTEIFQRADTDGNELLDIRELAKWIHAKIKEHVNRAMTDNIGLFTAIDNNPRNGEISWDEYHAHFLKTHGFSEEYINSHNKRHPELSRTLKESIMRDRARWAEAARNDPERLALDEFLAFTHPESSHRALLQMVEDLFEKFDRDGDEQLTEDEFAGLPSDGVGLDLGDDLEKPIPGSDDRRKEFKHLIDKNKDGRADRVELLMYIDPRNPRHAIQEAQQLIALSDTNEDGNLSLPEILNKIDLFLGSKMVDTEKSFHDEFR, encoded by the exons ATGGTTTCGCGGTGCGGATTCTGCAGCAGGGGGGGGAGTTTTGGCGGTCTTGTATTCCTCAGGTGGACGATAGCGATACCCATCGTCATATATTTCTCTCTGTTCTTCGTGAATTACAGTAAAAGAATGCCGTTGAAGAGTCTCGAGTCGTTGGAAGAGGCGGTGAAGAATACCGGCGAAGCACTTCAGCTCCAGAGTATTTCTTTTGACGATCGGCTGAGAACCTCGTCCACTGGTGAAACCAAGTCCGAGAGTAAGCCGGTTTTTAAGAATTCGAAGAAAAGATACGAGCACGTCGGCATCGACCGGAGAGACGAGAAACTCATCGAGGAGGTTGAAAAGCTCGAGAATCTCCAGGAGCCCAAGGATTTACttactgaaatatttcaaagggCAGACACTGACGGTAACGAACTTCTCGACATCCGGGAATTGGCCAAATGGATACACGCCAAAATCAAGGAACACGTCAACAGAGCCATGACCGATAACATCGGCCTCTTCACCGCCATAGACAATAATCCCAGAAAtg GTGAAATATCCTGGGATGAGTATCACGCGCACTTTTTGAAAACCCACGGCTTCTCCGAGGAGTACATAAACTCACACAACAAGCGGCATCCCGAGCTGTCGAGGACCCTGAAGGAGAGCATAATGCGTGACAGAGCAAGATGGGCTGAAGCCGCGAGGAATGACCCGGAGCGACTGGCTCTCGACGAATTCCTGGCCTTCACGCATCCTGAAAGCAGCCATCGAGCTCTGTTGCAGATGGTTGAGGACCTTTTCGAGAAATTTG ATCGCGACGGGGACGAGCAGCTAACCGAGGACGAGTTCGCCGGTCTGCCGAGCGACGGCGTGGGTCTAGACCTCGGTGATGACCTCGAGAAACCGATTCCAGGTAGCGACGACCGGCGAAAGGAGTTCAAGCACCTCATCGACAAGAACAAAGACGGGCGAGCGGATCGCGTCGAGCTTTTG ATGTACATCGATCCTAGAAACCCACGTCACGCAATTCAAGAGGCACAGCAGTTGATTGCACTCTCTGACACGAACGAGGACGGGAACTTGAGTCTCCCGGAAATACTGAACAAGATCGATTTGTTCCTCGGTAGCAAAATGGTCGACACGGAGAAAAGCTTTCACGATGAGTTCCGATAA
- the LOC124408667 gene encoding putative sodium-dependent multivitamin transporter isoform X3, giving the protein MKFSSQEYFTANGSMSIIPVGIALMASFMSAVTLLGVSSENYTYGTQFVVINISYGIGTPIAAYGFLPVFFKLQATSAYEYLEKRFGVGARLVASFVYWVQLLLYTGVVLYAPSLALEATTGMSKTWSIIAIGLVCAFYSSIGGIKAVLITDVFQSILMFVAVFVVIGIAVGDVGSLSEIWRIAEEGGRIEFDSISPDPTVRHTWWSLVIGGLFTFLSLYGVNQVQVQRMLTVKSLKAAQAALWLNWPILMFLSFSTSFSGLAIYSRYYNCDPIKQGRIKNSDMLMPLYVMDTMSHVPGLPGLFIAGIFSAGLSTVSAALNSLAAVTLEDYIKPAYKRCSGNDFPLTRSTMFGKLLAFAFGIICIALAFLAQFLGGILQASLTIFGVVGGPLLGMFTLGMFTESATQRGAITGTLVALIFCLWIGFGQPRPSAPRLSTTDAGCNANYTGILNATTEAPTTLATWTNATTEDDSVSYFYLYRISHMWYSAIGFLVTFLVGLLVSNVGRIVMKEEQPELDPDLFIPWVADRIRKRRSRFSPSFDKLALEPRSVTSKYTFPEDRTESPVPRNTEF; this is encoded by the exons atgaaattttcgtcacaggAATACTTCACCGCTAATGGATCGATGAGCATAATACCGGTGGGCATCGCTCTCATGGCCTCCTTCATGTCGGCCGTCACTCTCCTTGGCGTTTCGTCCGAGAATTACACTTACGGCACTCAATTTGTCGTCATCAACATATCCTACGGGATCGGCACTCCGATAGCTGCCTATGGATTCCTTCccgtatttttcaaactacaaGCCACAAGTGCCTACGAG TACCTCGAAAAACGCTTTGGAGTCGGTGCCCGACTGGTTGCCAGCTTCGTCTACTGGGTCCAGCTGCTCCTGTACACAGGAGTTGTCCTCTACGCTCCGTCGTTGGCGCTCGAAGCAACCACCGGCATGTCAAAAACCTGGAGCATTATCGCCATTGGACTGGTGTGCGCCTTCTACTCAAGTATCGGCGGCATTAAGGCCGTCTTAATCACCGACGTATTCCAGAGCATCCTGATGTTCGTCGCCGTGTTCGTCGTCATCGGCATTGCAGTCGGTGACGTCGGCAGCTTGTCCGAGATCTGGAGGATCGCCGAAGAGGGAGGTCGCATCGAGTTTGATAG CATATCCCCGGATCCCACGGTGCGGCACACCTGGTGGAGCCTCGTAATCGGCGGCCTCTTCACTTTCCTGTCTCTCTACGGTGTGAACCAGGTTCAAGTTCAGCGCATGTTGACCGTTAA GAGCTTAAAGGCTGCGCAAGCGGCTCTATGGCTGAACTGGCCAATTCTGATGTTCCTTTCCTTCAGCACCAGCTTCTCTGGTCTCGCGATATATAGCAGATACTATAACTGTGATCCCATAAAAcaaggaagaataaaaaatagcgaCATGTTGATGCCTCTCTACGTCATGGACACGATGTCACACGTGCCTGGCCTGCCCGGGCTCTTCATTGCAG GGATATTTAGCGCCGGTTTGAGCACCGTATCCGCTGCTTTGAATTCCTTGGCCGCGGTAACATTGGAGGACTACATAAAACCAGCATACAAGCGATGTTCCGGCAACGATTTCCCTCTCACCAGGTCAACAATGTTCGGAAAACTGCTAGCCTTTGCCTTCGGCATTATTTGCATCGCTCTGGCATTTTTGGCCCAGTTTTTGGGTGGCATTTTGCAG GCTAGCCTGACGATCTTCGGGGTGGTAGGAGGTCCCTTGCTCGGTATGTTCACCCTCGGAATGTTCACCGAATCGGCGACCCAGCGAGGTGCTATAACCGGGACTCTTGTGGCTCTGATATTCTGCCTGTGGATCGGATTCGGTCAGCCTCGGCCAAGCGCTCCAAGATTATCGACAACGGATGCGGGCTGCAATGCAAATTACACGGGAATTTTAAATGCGACAACTGAGGCACCGACAACGTTAGCGACCTG GACCAACGCCACCACTGAGGACGATTCGGTCAGCTACTTTTATCTCTATCGCATCTCGCACATGTGGTACAGCGCCATTGGCTTCCTGGTGACTTTCCTCGTCGGGTTGCTCGTCAGCAACGTCGGGCGGATCGTCATGAAGGAGGAACAGCCGGAGCTGGACCCGGATCTGTTTATTCCTTGGGTAGCCGATCGCATAAGGAAGCGGCGATCGCGGTTTTCACCGTCATTCGACAAGCTGGCTCTTGAGCCGCGCAGTGTCACTTCGAAGTACACATTTCCTGAGGACAGAACGGAGTCGCCGGTCCCAAGAAACACGGAGTTTTAG
- the LOC124408665 gene encoding sodium-coupled monocarboxylate transporter 1-like — protein sequence MAKINRQLLILFIGLSVSSAEQRRLLSPPMDDRSPEERSELLHYFGWADYTVLAAMLIVSCGIGLFYGFFTKKQESSEDFLLGGSSMGTFPMAMSLAASFITAIELLGNPAEMYSQGTEFWMTSVAFVLVIPITSQLYLPVYMKLRLTSSYEYLNLRFNRHCRLLASLLYMVQMVLYTSVAVYAPALALSGVTGLNTYIAVTVVYVVCIFYASQGGMKAVIMTDTFQAGVLLGSIFLILGCGMTWAGGSAVIWKDSERTGRLEFFNMDPSPTVRHSFWSVVVGGTFYWATMFCSNQASVQKYLSVETIGQARTALWVSSAGLILIYTVNFLTGMTLYSVYKLCDPLQAGYITASDQLLPFYVMNFMGELKGVPGFFVAGIFAASLGTVASALNSLAAITCEDIFQGLFRINLPPNRGAVYARWISVFFGGVSFALVFVVERLGGVLEVALSFNGMVGGVTLGLFSLGMFVPWANAKGAMTGALTGLALVLWVGLGAQIASLNGQVHIDSKPVSTANCPSVVNKTTPSFLRDSGNKDDDDDEVFVLYRVSYLWYSMIGCLTTIVVGVLVSFATGPQNPEELDDDLLSPPVRRLVNRKSGKSRKKNLEGISNFGLDMEDEKISAK from the exons ATGGCCAAGATTAACCGACAGCTCCTGATCCTCTTCATCGGACTATCGGTGTCCTCCGCCGAGCAGCGAAGGCTGCTCTCGCCTCCGATGGACGATCGGTCTCCTGAGGAGCGATCGGAGCTACTTCATTACTTCGGTTGGGCCGACTACACCGTCCTTGCCGCCATGTTGATCGTCTCCTGCGGCATCGGGCTGTTCTACGGCTTTTTCACAAAGAAACAAGAGAGCAGCGAGGACTTCTTGCTTGGTGGCTCCAGCATGGGAACCTTCCCCATGGCCATGTCTCTGGCCGCTAGTTTCATCACTGCTATTGAACTCCTTGGAAATCCTGCCGAGATGTATAGTCAG GGAACCGAATTCTGGATGACTTCGGTCGCCTTCGTGCTGGTCATTCCCATCACCTCGCAGCTTTACCTTCCAGTCTACATGAAGCTGAGGCTGACTTCAAGTtacgaatatttgaatttaaggTTCAATCGGCACTGTAGACTGCTGGCTAGTCTTTTGTACATGGTGCAAATGGTGCTGTACACTTCGGTTGCTGTTTATGCACCTGCGTTAGCCTTAAGCGGCG TCACGGGACTCAACACCTACATCGCCGTCACCGTGGTTTACGTTGTCTGCATCTTTTACGCATCTCAG GGCGGTATGAAAGCAGTGATAATGACGGACACCTTCCAAGCCGGAGTTCTTCTTGGTTCCATATTTTTGATCCTTGGTTGCGGGATGACCTGGGCTGGAGGAAGCGCGGTGATATGGAAGGACAGCGAGCGAACGGGTCGGCTGGAGTTCTTCAACATGGATCCATCACCGACGGTTCGTCACAGTTTCTGGAGCGTCGTTGTCGGTGGGACGTTTTACTGGGCGACAATGTTCTGCAGCAACCAGGCTTCGGTCCAGAAGTACCTCAGCGTCGAGACGATCGGCCAGGCGCGAAC gGCACTCTGGGTCAGCTCAGCTGGTCTGATTTTAATCTATACAGTAAACTTTTTAACCGGAATGACGTTGTACAGCGTGTACAAGCTCTGCGACCCGCTACAAGCCGGCTACATAACAGCCAGCGATCAGCTCCTTCCGTTCTACGTAATGAACTTCATGGGAGAGCTTAAGGGTGTCCCCGGGTTCTTCGTAGCTGGAATATTCGCGGCCTCTTTAGG GACCGTAGCCAGTGCGCTAAATTCTCTAGCCGCAATCACGTGCGAAGACATTTTTCAAGGCTTGTTCAGAATCAATTTACCACCTAATCGTGGGGCCGTTTACGCCCGCTGGATCAGCGTCTTCTTCGGCGGTGTCAGCTTCGCTCTGGTCTTCGTCGTCGAGAGGCTTGGCGGTGTTTTGGAG GTGGCCTTGTCCTTCAACGGAATGGTGGGTGGTGTGACGCTGGGTCTCTTCTCCCTGGGGATGTTTGTGCCCTGGGCAAACGCGAAGGGCGCGATGACCGGGGCTCTGACGGGACTGGCTCTGGTGTTATGGGTTGGTTTGGGGGCGCAAATCGCGTCTTTAAATGGGCAGGTACACATCGATTCGAAGCCAGTGTCAACGGCCAACTGTCCATCTGTGGTCAACAAAACGACTCCTAGCTTCCTCCGAGACAGCGGCAAcaaggatgatgatgatgatgaagtcTTCGTTCTGTACAGA GTGAGCTACTTGTGGTACAGCATGATCGGCTGTCTGACCACTATCGTGGTTGGAGTGTTGGTCAGCTTCGCTACGGGGCCACAAAATCCCGAGGAGTTGGATGACGACTTGCTGAGCCCGCCGGTGCGGAGGCTGGTCAACAGAAAGTCtggaaaatcgcgaaaaaaaaatttagagggAATATCGAACTTCGGACTGGACATGGAGGACGAGAAGATCAGTGCAAAGTGA
- the LOC124408667 gene encoding putative sodium-dependent multivitamin transporter isoform X2, translating into MGFRVGIIPIYIHPSSCYSMKFSSQEYFTANGSMSIIPVGIALMASFMSAVTLLGVSSENYTYGTQFVVINISYGIGTPIAAYGFLPVFFKLQATSAYEYLEKRFGVGARLVASFVYWVQLLLYTGVVLYAPSLALEATTGMSKTWSIIAIGLVCAFYSSIGGIKAVLITDVFQSILMFVAVFVVIGIAVGDVGSLSEIWRIAEEGGRIEFDSISPDPTVRHTWWSLVIGGLFTFLSLYGVNQVQVQRMLTVKSLKAAQAALWLNWPILMFLSFSTSFSGLAIYSRYYNCDPIKQGRIKNSDMLMPLYVMDTMSHVPGLPGLFIAGIFSAGLSTVSAALNSLAAVTLEDYIKPAYKRCSGNDFPLTRSTMFGKLLAFAFGIICIALAFLAQFLGGILQASLTIFGVVGGPLLGMFTLGMFTESATQRGAITGTLVALIFCLWIGFGQPRPSAPRLSTTDAGCNANYTGILNATTEAPTTLATWTNATTEDDSVSYFYLYRISHMWYSAIGFLVTFLVGLLVSNVGRIVMKEEQPELDPDLFIPWVADRIRKRRSRFSPSFDKLALEPRSVTSKYTFPEDRTESPVPRNTEF; encoded by the exons ATGGGCTTCAGGGTCGGGATTATCCCGATTTATATACACCCATCCTCTTGCTACAgcatgaaattttcgtcacaggAATACTTCACCGCTAATGGATCGATGAGCATAATACCGGTGGGCATCGCTCTCATGGCCTCCTTCATGTCGGCCGTCACTCTCCTTGGCGTTTCGTCCGAGAATTACACTTACGGCACTCAATTTGTCGTCATCAACATATCCTACGGGATCGGCACTCCGATAGCTGCCTATGGATTCCTTCccgtatttttcaaactacaaGCCACAAGTGCCTACGAG TACCTCGAAAAACGCTTTGGAGTCGGTGCCCGACTGGTTGCCAGCTTCGTCTACTGGGTCCAGCTGCTCCTGTACACAGGAGTTGTCCTCTACGCTCCGTCGTTGGCGCTCGAAGCAACCACCGGCATGTCAAAAACCTGGAGCATTATCGCCATTGGACTGGTGTGCGCCTTCTACTCAAGTATCGGCGGCATTAAGGCCGTCTTAATCACCGACGTATTCCAGAGCATCCTGATGTTCGTCGCCGTGTTCGTCGTCATCGGCATTGCAGTCGGTGACGTCGGCAGCTTGTCCGAGATCTGGAGGATCGCCGAAGAGGGAGGTCGCATCGAGTTTGATAG CATATCCCCGGATCCCACGGTGCGGCACACCTGGTGGAGCCTCGTAATCGGCGGCCTCTTCACTTTCCTGTCTCTCTACGGTGTGAACCAGGTTCAAGTTCAGCGCATGTTGACCGTTAA GAGCTTAAAGGCTGCGCAAGCGGCTCTATGGCTGAACTGGCCAATTCTGATGTTCCTTTCCTTCAGCACCAGCTTCTCTGGTCTCGCGATATATAGCAGATACTATAACTGTGATCCCATAAAAcaaggaagaataaaaaatagcgaCATGTTGATGCCTCTCTACGTCATGGACACGATGTCACACGTGCCTGGCCTGCCCGGGCTCTTCATTGCAG GGATATTTAGCGCCGGTTTGAGCACCGTATCCGCTGCTTTGAATTCCTTGGCCGCGGTAACATTGGAGGACTACATAAAACCAGCATACAAGCGATGTTCCGGCAACGATTTCCCTCTCACCAGGTCAACAATGTTCGGAAAACTGCTAGCCTTTGCCTTCGGCATTATTTGCATCGCTCTGGCATTTTTGGCCCAGTTTTTGGGTGGCATTTTGCAG GCTAGCCTGACGATCTTCGGGGTGGTAGGAGGTCCCTTGCTCGGTATGTTCACCCTCGGAATGTTCACCGAATCGGCGACCCAGCGAGGTGCTATAACCGGGACTCTTGTGGCTCTGATATTCTGCCTGTGGATCGGATTCGGTCAGCCTCGGCCAAGCGCTCCAAGATTATCGACAACGGATGCGGGCTGCAATGCAAATTACACGGGAATTTTAAATGCGACAACTGAGGCACCGACAACGTTAGCGACCTG GACCAACGCCACCACTGAGGACGATTCGGTCAGCTACTTTTATCTCTATCGCATCTCGCACATGTGGTACAGCGCCATTGGCTTCCTGGTGACTTTCCTCGTCGGGTTGCTCGTCAGCAACGTCGGGCGGATCGTCATGAAGGAGGAACAGCCGGAGCTGGACCCGGATCTGTTTATTCCTTGGGTAGCCGATCGCATAAGGAAGCGGCGATCGCGGTTTTCACCGTCATTCGACAAGCTGGCTCTTGAGCCGCGCAGTGTCACTTCGAAGTACACATTTCCTGAGGACAGAACGGAGTCGCCGGTCCCAAGAAACACGGAGTTTTAG
- the LOC124408674 gene encoding PDF receptor produces the protein MDYLNNMNASRTEESEGSRNFLDNQTASQVTCGLGYRNFLPPAGEIWCNWAWDSILCWPPTKASTSARHRCPRENGIDTTKFVEKRCGEDGQWEGREGSFAGRGSPVSGGSENVHGESHGWTNYTPCFTPEMLQLIRKLYSGSEDAAKVKLDIAQRTRNLEIVGFSVSLAALLVSLAIFCHFRSLRNTRTRIHKNLFVAMVMQVLIRLTLYIDQALLRTKTPGVSRGIENTPVLCEASYVLLEYARTAVFIWMFIEGLYLHNVITVTIFQETSYYRMYRFVGWGCPVLMTLAWAIVTAFYYHPSKCWWGYNLTLYFWILEGPRMAVILLNFLFLLNIIRVLVVKLRQSHTSEIEQVRKAVRAAVVLLPLLGITNLISMAEAPLDKAVWEFALWSYSTHFLTSFQGLFVASLYCFLNGEVRLALGKTITTYLSSRGTDPRNRRQLAYSACQSHRITAAIESEDQEKTKEPLNRRNWTRFCCRKGDVSVAEEPAETRV, from the exons ATGGACTATCTCAACAACATGAACGCGAGCAGGACGGAAGAAAGTGAAGGAAGCCGGAACTTCCTCGATAATCAAACGGCGTCTCAAGTCACTTGCGGCCTCGGATATCGTAATTTTCTGCCACCCGCTGGAG AAATTTGGTGCAACTGGGCTTGGGACTCGATTCTATGTTGGCCACCGACTAAAGCTTCCACCTCAGCGAGGCACAGATGCCCGAGGGAAAACGGTATAGATACAACCA AATTCGTGGAAAAACGGTGCGGTGAAGACGGGCAGTGGGAAGGTCGAGAAGGATCGTTTGCTGGACGTGGTTCCCCGGTTTCGGGGGGCTCTGAAAACGTTCATGGCGAATCGCACGGCTGGACAAATTACACGCCTTGCTTCACCCCGGAAATGCTTCAGCTCATTCGCAAGCTCTATTCGGGAAGCGAGGACGCTGCCAAG GTGAAATTGGACATCGCGCAGAGGACCAGAAATCTGGAAATCGTTGGGTTCAGCGTCTCCCTCGCCGCATTGCTGGTCTCTCTGGCGATCTTTTGTCACTTCAG GAGTCTGAGGAACACCAGAACTCGCATTCACAAGAACCTCTTCGTGGCTATGGTGATGCAAGTCCTAATTCGCCTCACCCTATACATAGACCAAGCCTTGCTGAGAACCAAGACTCCCGGCGTCAGTCGTGGCATCGAAAACACG CCCGTCCTTTGCGAGGCGAGCTACGTTCTCCTGGAATACGCAAGAACGGCGGTGTTCATATGGATGTTCATCGAGGGGCTTTATCTGCACAATGTCATTACCG tCACCATATTTCAAGAGACATCCTACTACCGGATGTACCGGTTCGTCGGCTGGGGTTGCCCGGTCCTCATGACCTTGGCTTGGGCGATAGTCACGGCATTTTACTACCACCCCTCAAA GTGCTGGTGGGGCTACAACCTGACCCTTTACTTCTGGATCCTGGAAGGGCCCAGAATGGCGGTTATACTG CTGAACTTCTTGTTCCTTTTGAACATCATTCGAGTCCTGGTGGTCAAACTGCGACAGAGTCACACCAGCGAGATCGAACAAGTTCG GAAGGCTGTGAGGGCGGCGGTGGTGCTGCTTCCGCTTTTGGGAATCACGAATTTGATATCCATGGCGGAGGCACCGCTGGATAAGGCGGTGTGGGAGTTCGCATTGTGGTCCTATTCGACCCACTTCCTCACTTCATTTCAAGGACTCTTTGTCGCCAGCCTTTATTGTTTTCTCAACGGCGAG gTTCGACTTGCGCTCGGCAAGACGATAACAACGTACCTATCGTCGAGAGGAACTGATCCTCGTAACAGAAGGCAATTAGCTTACAGCGCCTGCCAGTCTCATCGCATAACGGCAG CGATAGAATCTGAGGATCAAGAGAAGACGAAGGAACCGTTAAATCGAAGAAATTGGACACGCTTTTGTTGCCGAAAAGGCGACGTTTCGGTGGCCGAGGAGCCGGCGGA GACAAGAGTCTGA